The genomic window CCGGCCGCGGTCTCAAGGAGCGGGTTCGCGTCTGAACCCATAGGTCCGGCCCTCGAGGCGTCCGCCGCGCTGGGCCCGGTGGTGGACGCCTCGATTCGGTACAACTCTGCCAGCCATCCGTCGCCACCGAACGGCGCCGGCGATCAACCCTGCGCCCGTATCGGGGCGTGATCAACCCCGCACCTCCCACCAGCGTTCACTTCACATAGTCCTTGGCGACGGCACCATCTGTCGTGATCCCACTACATTCTCCGGAGCGGCGTCCCGCCCCGCAGCAACCCGGAACCTCCGGCGGCCCGGGGCGTAGACCCGCGCACGTTCGAGTGGGCTAGTGTGCCGTTGCAGAAGTCCCGTAGGCATTCGGCCCGCGCTGCATCCCACGCGTGCGGCGTTGGAACTCCTTGCCGTAGCGACGGCTACGGCGCGTCGTTCCGCCTTGCTGCGCGGGCGCATCACGCGCCTCGGTGCACACGGGACTTCCGCGCCGGCACACTAGAGCGAGGACGAGCAGGGAGTCGACATGAGCGAATTGGATCCGGGCGGCTCGGCCGTGGACCGGAACCCGAGCGCGGTAGAGGCGGCGACCCTTGCGGGCGGCTGTTTCTGGTGCCTGGAGGCGGCATATCTGGAGGTGGAGGGCGTGCTGGCCGTGCGCTCCGGCTACATGGGTGGCCACCACCCGAATCCGTCCTACGACCTCGTCTGTACCGGGACGACGGGTCACGCCGAGGTCGTGCGCCTGGAGTTCGACCCGGCGGTGATCGGCTACGGCGACATCCTGGAGATCTTCTTCACGATCCACGATCCGACGACCCTTGACCGCCAGGGGGGCGATGTCGGCCCGCAGTATCGGTCGGCGATCTTCCACCATTCGGAGCAACAGCGGGACGAGGCCGGGCGGCTGATCGCAAGCCTCGAGGCCGGCGGAACGTGGACCGGGATCGTCACCGAGGTGACGGCGGCGACGGAGTTCTTTCCCGCAGAGGCCTACCACCACCGCTACTACGAGAGGAACCCCACGCAGGGGTACTGCAGCGCGGTTATTTCGCCGAAGCTGGCCAAACTCCGCGCCAAACACGCCGACCGGCTGCGCGCCGGGGTCGGCTCCAAGGGAACCCCATGAATCGATCGATGACCCGACTGGCTACCGCGCTCGGAGCCGTCGCGCTCGCGCTGACGACCGCGCCACTCGCTGCCCAGCAGGACCCTGACGCCCGCGTGGCGCGCATCGTCTTCCGGCCGGATTCCGTCCATCTCACGGTCGGCGACAAGGTACGCCTGGAGGTCGTCGCGTTGGACGCGGACGGCAACGCGATCCCCGACGCCGACGTGACCGCCAACGTCCAGGGGGCGGAGATATCCTACGACCGCGCGAACGGCATCGTTGAGGGTATCGCCGAGGGCCGCTCGCGCGTGTCGGCGCGGGTCCGCAGGCAGGCGTCAGGACCAATCGGCTTCGACGACGTGCGCGCGTCCGCGACTGTGGTCGTCGGGCCCGCGCTGGTTTCCGAGGTCAGGGTCGCGGCGATTCCGCCCCTGTTCGTCGGTACGACCTTCCGGCCGCACGCGGAAGCTTTCGCCGCGGGGGCGGCGCGCCCCGGCGTGCCCCTGAGTTGGTCGTCTTCCGACCGCGGCGTCGTGGCGGCCAGCGCCACCGGGGCGCTCCGAGCCCGCTCCGAGGGCGAGGCCGAGGTGAGGGTCGCGGCGGGCGAAGTGACGAGCAGCGCGACGGTGCGCGTGATCGCCAACCCCGTGGCCGCGTTCGCCGACGCCGCAGCCGTGACGGGCCGGGTGGGTGACCCCGTGCACGTCCAGGTGCGGCCGATCGACGGCGACGAGCAGCCGGTAGAGGGCGCGTTCGTCGAATGGGCGTGGGACGGCTCGGCCGGCGCCGCCGCGGACGCGCTGTGGATCGATCGCACCGGTCCAACCAGCGCGGTGCTCGTCGCCCACGATCCGGGCTCGTACCGGGTCACGGCGAACGTGGGCGGCGTCCGGACCGACATCGAGTTCGAAGCCGGCCCCAGGCCCGGCCGTCTGCCGGTGCGCCGGATCGCGCACGGCAACGTCCCCACCGGTCAATCCACCACCGACCTGTGGGTTTTCGAGGGGCTGGACGAGCGCGACTACGCCTACACCGGCACGTATTCCGGCAACCTGCTGTACGCGTGGGACGTGACCGACGCGGCGAACCCGACCATAACCGATTCGGTGCGCATCGACGGCAGGCGGGTGAACGACGTGAAGGTCAACGAAGAGCGCTCTCTGGCCGTGATCACGAGCGAGCACGCGGCCGATCGGCGCAACGGGATCACCGTCGTGGACATCACCGACCCGGCGCATCCCGTAAAGGTGTCACACTATGCCGAGGGTCTATCGGGCGGAGTGCACAACACCTGGATCGTGGGCGACCTGGTCTACGCGGTGCACTACGGGACTCGTGCGATCCACATCATCGACATCTCCGATCCGGCGGAGCCCGCGGAGGTGGGTCGCTGGCAGCTTCCCCACGAGGACCGCTTCCTGCACGACGTGATGGTGGAGGACGGGCTCGCGTATCTGAGCTACTGGAACGACGGCGTGGTCATTCTGGACGTCGGCGCGGGGATCGCAGGGGGCACGCCCACCGAACCGACGCTCGTGTCCCAGTACGCCTACCGCTTCAAGGTGGGCGACGAGACCTACGGCAATACCCACCACGCCATCCGGTACGGCGATTACGTCTTCGCGGGAGACGAGATCTTCGGCTGCGCGGAGTGCATCAACGGACCCCGGGGCTACATCCACGTGATCGACGTGAGCGACGTCGACGATCCGAAGGAAGTCGCCTGGTACAAGATCCCCGAGGCCGGCGCGCACAACATGTGGGCGGAGGACGACAAGCTCTACATCGGTCACTACCAGGCGGGCCTGCGCGTGG from Gemmatimonadota bacterium includes these protein-coding regions:
- the msrA gene encoding peptide-methionine (S)-S-oxide reductase MsrA, with protein sequence MSELDPGGSAVDRNPSAVEAATLAGGCFWCLEAAYLEVEGVLAVRSGYMGGHHPNPSYDLVCTGTTGHAEVVRLEFDPAVIGYGDILEIFFTIHDPTTLDRQGGDVGPQYRSAIFHHSEQQRDEAGRLIASLEAGGTWTGIVTEVTAATEFFPAEAYHHRYYERNPTQGYCSAVISPKLAKLRAKHADRLRAGVGSKGTP